cggcTAATCTTATCTACAAGAGAAGCAAGTCGATGGCTGCTTCTTACGGTGAGAGTTTCAGCCAGAGGAAACGAAGTGGGTTCTGGTCGTTTCTTCATCTCTACTCTTCCAAACCCCAAGTCACCACCAAAAAAGTCGACAACTCTAGCCATTCTTCGAGACCAAGAAACCAGATCGATAAGGAGAAGCACCAGACAACAGAGACATCGAAGCAGGTCGTTGGTGGGGGCATTGATGTGATAGTTGAGAGCCCTTGTAACAAAGAGGTTGCAGAAACGCCAACAAACGATGTTGGTAGTGGTGGTGGATCGTCTTTTGGGAGGAAAGTGTTGAGGTCAAGATCTGTCGGGTGTGGAAACAGAAGCTTCTCCAGTGGGTTAGGAGATTGTGCCTTGAGAAGGACTGAGTCACAGAGAGAACACACGAAGGTTATTAGTAATGGTGGTTGTGAAGCAGCTGATGGGATGAGTGAAATGGTGAAATGTGGTGGTATCTTTGGAGGGTTTATGATCATGACACCATCATCAGCAACTTCAACATCATCAACAGTTAATCATCATCATAAACATAAGATGGCGAATAGGAGCGCATGGGGATGGGCAAGTCCAATGAGAGCCAAGACTACtcatagaggtcacaaaaacaCAACTCCAAACTTGGACTCAATTCCTTCGTTGGTTACTATGAAAAGCTAAAAGAGATACATTATAAGTACTTTTAATGTCTGGATTATATTACATTCATGTGTTTATTAGTTAGCCTGTTCTTTAATCATTGGTTTGATCTTTTGAGTACAACTATTAATGTAATGTCAtcctttttcatttctatgtttAGCCTATTGGCTATAATGTtgttgatcatcatcatcatcgattCACCATAAAAGCTTGAAATCTTTAGGAGAATGAGCTTATGATACTTGCTGCTTTGtcttatattgtttttatgattattttcttgttaatggattattattatttatcaaaaCTATTTCTCTTGGGTGTCACTTAAACCAGATGTGTTGTTACTTATAGTAGTAGTACTATTATAAATACTAACAAATTCCACTTGAAAAGCAGTCAACAGAACTTAGGGTTTTAAGTATTAAATGAGTGGAATCCGAAGGCACATGCCTTTGCACATGCATTATGATTCCAACACTCAATGAGTCGATAGttttatcttctttcttttattgGATCCCCACAAATTTTAAGTAACGCATGCAACAACAAGAAGTCAACATCTCAAAACTATTATCATCATTATGCAAGCCAACATATTGAGTTTGCTGTCCGACCAAAACCACAAGTTTGTAACAGAGGGGGGAAACACTGGAATGTCTACTCGATCAAGACATCACATAACTATTaggaatataaacaaaaaaaaatcattttatgagAGACCCTCTATGATTACATTAACACATTCACATTCAtaattaatgtgtttttttttcagacaacAGCAGTGTTATGataacattaataaattcaGATGATATAATATGTGGAAGAGATGGTCGAGACAAGGATATCAAGAGGGGTCCTTGAGATGAAAATAAAGACTGACAATTCTGCAAAGAGACAGAAGAGAGAAAAGGCTGCCTTCTGACTTAACCctatacacatatatatcttACGTGATCATCTGAATACGATCAATTTTCCGTTGTGAAATATTTGCAGAGCATTTTTTACATCAAAATGTTGTAGGGACCCATTTCATTTCACAATGTAACTGTTATCTTAgagttgttttttcttttgttactagAAAGTAAAGATGTTATAATTGCATTCTGTTGAGGCATGGACTTAGTATCAGCGAACGCAGTGTGTAGAAatgattctttcttttttcttttcagcCAAGTGTgtcttttgttttgaaattgagGAATTATTAGATTCTGATGCAAGTACTTGATTTTCTAACTATCACGTAACTTCTTAACATTGGCCATTGCATACGTTGAATAGAGCAAGCATGATTGATGTACATATCTGTGAGTAAACGTGACTTCAGGGTCATCGATTTTATCTTGAATCTTCTTCGAGCCATGCAAGgtactgatatatatattcagttcAAGatcataaatactttaaaagtCAACATCTATCTACACATAAGTGAAATGGACGACTCAACTACAATCTTACATATATGTAATACATGTACAAATATCACAATAAGCTTATTCATTTCACACTATTTTATAGCTGTGTACCTATTTACTCATAACTTTGAGCTGATTGTTGGAAATGTAATGTCTACCTCGTATCCTTGTCTTTTGTGCTATAACGGAACCCATCCCTGTTTTTTTGTCGTCAGAAGTTAGTATTGGTACTATAAGATTAACCATCTGAAAACTATATTATGCCATTGCTTGTGTGTATTGTTTACCTTGATTACTCCAGCTTCTGTACCGCAAAAAACAATGTCATTACCAGTAAGGAGGCTTGTTATCTTGCTTCCTGCTGATAACCTTCCCACTTTCTGTTGTGTCCTTCTCAACCAAATCTTATTTTCCAATAACGGTATGGACATAATTTAATATTAGTACAAATTGTGATGATCCCACATGTATAATTAAGATAAATGCATAATTAAGATAAATGCATAATTAAGATAATATTATGTTATAACTTTGTTTCTTATGAATCCAGTATCATTTTAATGAAAGGCAAGGGATATACAACCATATATACCTGAATAGTGCTTGTGGATGAACTTCGATTCAAGTAGATGAAGTCTTCAACAACACCCATGGCTACTATATTGGACCCCTTTTCAGCTGATATTGACATTTGGGGCTCATAACTCCTTCTCAAGTCCTGTAAGCAATTTTGTTTTAAGTCACTTTCTTTAATTAATCCCATTACGACAAGTTTTAATACTATAGATTTTACCTTGATATTGGACATCTCAACATGGGTGCTTGAGCTATATAACATGTCTTTGTACACAACCACTGAGCTGATGGGCTTGTTTTGAATTCTCCAGCTCCTCGTTGGTGCTCTGATCTCTTTCTCCCGTTTATTTGCGAGTATTAATTCCTGAACAGCTATGTTATAACTTTGTTTCTTATGAATCCAGTATCATTTTAGTGAAAGGCAAGAGATATATGGTCATATGTACCTGTATACTTGAATCTATGCATCCTATGTACACCTTTCCTTGGGCTGCTACCATACTCTTCACACTTTTACCTTTGAAGATACTTTGAGATGTTCTTGAGGAATCAAGCATCTGTAGAAAGTTATTATAGCTGCCTATGAGTGTTTAAGTTAACAATGGAGATTAGTATATGATACTTTATATTATGTAATACTCTCTGCCCTCTTTTGGCATGATGACAGATATGTATACCTTCATTTTATGCCCCTTGGTTATGACAAAGATCATATTTCCAAATGCTTCCAGTTTCCTTAttgattcttttgtttttatgacTTCAACACATTCCAGCTTTCCTTTAACTATCTGCCATATCTGTATAAGAGAAGTTAAAACATACATTTCACATAAAAGAAGAATAATTAATGTTTCATTATCATCATACCCTGATAGTTTTATCTGCAGATCCACTTAACACACTCTCTCCTGTTTCACAAACTGAAAAGCATGTTACAGCGCTTTTGTGGTCCTTGATGTTCCAAAGAAGTGTGGATGATAATTTCTCATCCACATTCCACACCTGATAATATTGCATGCTCTtggtaagattttttttgtttttttgactaAAGCTCTTGGTAAGCTTTctttaaacatttatatttttattaaagaaTATGACACATACCTTGACTGAACCATCTGAGTATCCACTAAATAGCAAGCCTTTATGGTAGATGAGGGCTGTTACAGCTCCACTGCCAGATTGATGCATCTCTATGGTTTGTGTATGAACACAAGATATCCTCTGGTCCTGTAAGAAATTGTCTGAAAATATGAGTCCATCTCTAAAACCTGACATCTAACACTTAAGTATGATCATTCTATTATATTTGTAGCTTTAACTTGTGGTTTCAATAATGGTTCGAGATTGTAATAACTAATAAGTtgaagaagacttactgattTGCTGAATAGATAATATGTTGCTTTATGCAGTTCATCTGCCATCCAAGTCACACTTGAAAGACGTCTTAAAGACTCTCTAACTCCTTCCGAAAAATTGATTAGTTTGTGGATCCCTAAATCACAATAAAGTTTAgtataaaacttataaattgTCACATATATGTCACATATAAACATTTCAAGTTCACCTTTGCCAGAGCTAAAATTGTAGATGCATATACAAGCAAGAAGTCTCACTTCAAGCTCCAAACCAGGGTGTAAAAACTGTGCTATCTCTTCAAGTAAGACTTCACATGCTgaatattttaaactatttgGACCTTTTGAAATCTCTATGCTGAGCAATGCAATGGCTATAAGACATGCCTTTGCAACATTCTTGTTTTTACTCTTCAGACCTTCTTGTAAACCGCAAAACGTGGCTTTTCCTGTCTCAATAATTCTTCTTGCTATCTTACAACACCAACCATCTATTCCTGTATCCTGCAAAAACTTATGAATTTTAGTCTTTTTTGGCTTGGCTTGTTAGTtactattaaatttaaaaaataatacctGCAAGCATTCATCTGACCAGTTTATGTTTCTTATCATATTCATGTGTGACATAGAACTTAGACCTCCTCTTTTCATCAGCCAAGCAGCAGTGTATGGTTCTCCTTTCCATGAATAAGTTCCACCGATATTCGAAAGAATCAATGTTGATAAAATCTGCATATTTGAGCATTCACTATATGTAGCTGCTTCAAGGAGAGCTCTTGTGGCCTCATTTCTGAACTTTTTGCTCTCAGGAGGGGACTCCTGTTGAGAATTCCCATACTAAGTTATTTATTTAGGAATGTAATAAACAAGAAATGTCTTTGGAATGTTTTAGAACTAACCAGCACATTCAGTTGAAGCAATATATCTGCTGCAAAGAGTCTGTGATCTCCCTGCAACTGTTTAATACACTGCAGCAATGTATCCTGAATGTCAAAACTTCCATCTTTCTTTATCTGCTGCAGTATCTTAATAGCTGATGACCTGAAAGTACAAGTATGTTATATAGTACTCCCTGTGTTCCTAAAAGATTCATGTTATAgttttttcacacttattaagaaaacatataaaattgtattttccaatacattgtttttcttaattaactattctcaataacttttaaccaatgagattttattaaacacaattgtgttttttgaaaagtacaatttttcattaattaatgtattgaaaatgtaaacaatgtatctttttgaaacaatttttttttctaaaacatggatcttttaggaacggagggagtataaaataaaaatttgcttGTTGAGAATATGTTATACCTTGGTATCTTCAGGAcctcatggagaaactgaagaGCAATGAAGATTTCTTCTCTGTCATTGCTCTGCAATAGATGCGCAAAAGGAGCCACTTGAGTGTGCTGATAGATATACTTCCTGTTAACTCCATCAAACTCCATGCATTTGACTAAAACTCTGGCCAAGGAGATGAACTCCCCTGAGTTTCCACTTTTTGCAACATCAAGAAGTCCACCAAGGACATTAGGAGAGCTGATCTCAGCCAAGTGCATTGTGTTTGTAGCATGATCAAAAGCAGTGACAAGCACTTCAATAATCATCAGTGATGCTGCAGGAGGTGTCAGAAGAGGAGGTGAAGGTCTAAACGTgtaagaacaagaagaagaagaagtggatGCAACAACATCCACAAGAGCTGGTAACAGCTCAAGCCTTTTTATTTCTGTTGGAGATGGCTTTATCAGGTAGATGAGAATAGCTGCTTCTTGCACATTTTGTTTCAGGGCGTTTGCTAAATGGCTTAGATTCAAACCCTTCCTCTTGACTTCCTCTATAGCTGTTCTATTGACTGATATGATCTTGGTAAGTGCGGTCATGGATGCTTTAATCACATTTTTCTCCTCAGAACTTGAAATGGCCATAAGCAGCTGATCTAGAATCACATCCTTGAGCATACTATACTTGACTCCTTGTTTACCGTTGAGCATTTGATAGATCATTGTAACCTCTGAGAGATACTTCTCATCATCATTCCCTAGAACTTCCTTTATAAAGCTCTGAAGATTCTCCCATAGACTCATTCTCCTAGCTCTTCTTGAATGCGTCTGAACTCCATCTCCTAGTCTTATGGTTTGCAGATTCCTCCTCATTCCTTCAAAAGTTATGGAACCATAGGCTGAATCTTCTTCTAACTCCAGTTTCCTCAAAGAAGAGACATCTTCTATGTGTGCATTCCTGGTTTTGTATGCTTGCTGAGCCTGAATGTCAAAGATGGAGCGGTTAAAATGACCGATTAAACTGTGGGATCGCTTGGCTAATGTCTCTTCATTATATGATTTGGTTGGCTGAGAGTCATTCAAGAAGTCATTGAGGCTCATGACTCTTGTGTTTTTTCCAAGCTCTGGATTGTAATCTTCATGCAGGTTCCAATCCAAACATGGCCTTGATGCTTTGAGTTTGTTAAAGATGTCATTAAGCTCATCTTCTTGCATATCAACACCCTGGAGGTTCTGGTACTGCAATAACTTCAACAAGAAGTTAAATAAGGTAATAATGTTACAAGAAAATGTTATGGTCATTAATAAACATACCTCACAGGTTTCAGATAACTCTAGCTTCTCTGCAAATGAATGTCCATTAGCTGTAGATATATCTGGCCTGTTCATGTCTATATGTTAGCAACATTGTATATACTTATTGACTATGTGTGTTTGGTTATAAGCTTAGAATCCATACCTATATTTATTTGGCCTTTGAAGTTGTTTCTCTGTACATTCACTTGATCGTTGATGATTCTTTCCATATGATATAACCTGGTAATAAGTTGCTCTATATTTATACTTTCTTGCAATCTCTCTGATCTCTTCATCTGACTTAGACACACCAGGAGTGAAGAAAAGGCACTCGCAGAGCTCAGGGGCAATCTCGTTTCTCAGGACATCAGGTGAGACCAAAACTGACTGGAGAAAATGCAAAGTTGTCTGCAGGGAATCACCTTGGATACAGCTTACAATGGAGAGGTAGAAGTAAGAGAAAGCAACCAAGGTTGAGTTGGGAACACCTGAAGTGGTGGTTCCTTGTTCGTCAAGCAACGCAGGCATTTGAAGCATCCTCTCTGAGTTTCTGAGGCGAGACATCTTCTCTTCAGAGCTCTCTGGTTGTAAAGAAGCTTCGATGCTTTCGATTCCCCAATAGAGATTCGAGAGAGCAGAGTGTTCAGAGGAGAATTCAAAGAGAGTATTCTCCTCTTCAATGCTTAACATGCTAATGCATTGCTGCTTAAGTGAAAACCATACTTCAGGATTTGATACTACGCTGAGAATGTAGTCGTTGATGGAAACTACAATTTCCTGAATGGATTCAAGATCAGAACTCTCGTTACAGGAGATCAGATTTGGAGGAGAAGCCATTTTCTGATACTGTTGCACACAAGTTTTAGATGGTTTTATGGGGATAAGATGAGAGAAGAAGtgaagtgagagagagagactagagagagcaTAGAGGTGTAAGAACAATGTAGTCTCGTGAAGGAACAAGCCAAACTCCAAGAAAGAATGAAAACGATTGGTCCTAGTTTGTATTCTTTTGCTGTTAAAAGGATacatagtaaaaaaaaagtcaaaagtgTTGCGTGTGTCTGAGGAAACCTAAGAGAAAGAGCATTAGGAAAATAATGTAAGcccaaaaaatattgtaatggAGGCTATGATTTGTATTAAGTAGTGGAAGAGGACGGTTGGTGAGATTATTAAgattagaaatatttatttcaacCACATTGTGAATACTAATGTCCATCAATGAGTCTTTATCTTTTTACCATTTGTTTAAACTTTACATAGGTGCATGTGGGACTATAACCCATGACCTAACTTGGATAAATGATTAGAGAACACCCACAAGATCACTTATCAACTCTTTCACAACTTGGACCGTAAGGTTTGTGGAGACAATGACAAAACAAggtgttatatttttttcttactttatgtttaaactcgagtatatttacatattataccAATGCTAAATTTGATGATTGTGTCAAAAACCCATTTTGTATCTTAGTTGGATTTGGCCTTTGAGGTTATAAAAAAGAATATGATAAATTGGTTGAAGAAAAAAGTTGGGCCCCATGAAAAAGAAGTAAGCTTGAGGATTGTCTGTCACGGGGAACGGTAAGCTATGATGAAAATAGAAGAAGCTAAGgtacaaataaaataagaatGGCCAAGAGATCATCTCTTTCTCATTATGCAATGCAAAACAatggtttttgattttctatGTCCTTTGTGTGTTGTTTAAATAGTGATCAACGATTCTATGGGGATTGGGTTTACTCTtcaatctaaaactataatcaTTTCAGTTGGAATGTTAGATAGGTGACAAGTAAAGACTTGCAGATAGGCCTTGGTAAAGTTATTTGTCATGTACATGAATTTTCTTTGGTAAAGTTATTTGTCATGTACTAGTGTCATTTCAAATTAAATAGGTAACTCATTAGTctcatttcaagaaagaaatTTCTCACAACACCAAATAGAAAAAGTAAGAATACTGACCAACTAATTAGAGTCATATACTGTTGTTATTATAACTTCTCGATTTCTCGTATACTCgtaaaatgtttaaataactagattaaacattatatataaaaattattttatgtattatatgttcttacatattataaaataataaatatatattgaataattaaaagtcggtaactattacatatataattaaattagtgcgaacgtataaatcaattttattaatccaaacatttttttaaattttttttgataggatatgtaattaaatttaaatgatattaacatacatagtatatttttaatattaatgtcaattttttttttaaatgatgctttctactcatatatttttttatcatgtgtatttttaataccaaaaactttaaattactgataacaaaattttcattgtgggattaataactTTAGTagttgataatttaaaaaaaattatcaatgttagttcaaaacttttataaaaaaaaattattcaaagtaaattttgaaactaaaatatttatttattcaatatggtttatagtttaatttagaatgatatatatacatctatattttaaatcttaatgatcaattaaattagacttttacttatatgattttataatcatttgtattttgccataacaaaaattttaaaccatggatcgcaaaatttgaatgtgaaacttttaacagttttagtaatttatagtcattttttaaaattcaaaatataaaatatacagaaaaatctaaattttttttaatatggttattgtgtttttaaaaaaaattattttaatagttttaaattaaacaaatttgatagaagatacattttttttatcagatctttattattcaaattattaattgtcatatatatactttacccaCATTAGATAATttcgtaatctttatttaaggaaataataaataacattaataatgaatttatggttagtttaataaaaagcatattatataattagatggaccaacctatttctctaataatacTAAGAATTATCCTAGTGaagacatgtggctacaaaaaaaagttataatgtttcacaaataatatataggagattgaTTTAATTATCTATGTCactaaattatacttattccgGTCACATatctaaagaaaaatttatagcTAGACATGTTCCAGGTGTAGTTGAATAATTTGTGAGTGAGGCCAATGCACTAGTATACGTAGGCCTGAGCATAATATCCGTaatccgaatccgaaccgaacccgaaccaaaaaacCCGATCCGTATCCGGtctgaaatgtaaaaaatatctgaatagatcttgtaaggtggtacaaaacatatctgatcccgaagtgttattaaccaaaCCCGAATGtgtaacccgaaaaaccgaaaaaactgaaaaatccgaaaaaatatCCGAAGAAGCCGATCCAAAtgtccaaaataatatacaatataattatctgaaacatatatatacttcaaatattcaatttcatatttattttgatatgttatctaacaataagtatttagaatttaaataactaccttaaatacttaattatatataaataaatatatatttcttatgttttatttttaaattttagattttattgcgggtatatctgaaccgaaccgatccgatataacccgaatccgaatgatatatgattactttatgagttctatgatgtgatacaaaacgacccgaacccgatgtgttatatccgaacccgacccgtaattgcaaatttactagaatggGACATAGAAGATGTTATATAaaagaaccgaaatccgaaaaacccgaagcTTAAGTATAAGATCAACAACTCTTTTAGAATATACCAAAAATAACATACTGGCCATCACACATGATTGAACTCAGGGGCCGAGGAAACAACATAGAGCCCATTAGTCGTGGGCCatacttttacaaattttatgCAATTCTAAATCTACTTATGGTGCTTTATGGTCGGTAAATGTAGATGAATCCCACTAAAACATTAAAGATCCTGACATACTTTAATTTTCTGCTAAC
The window above is part of the Brassica napus cultivar Da-Ae chromosome C3, Da-Ae, whole genome shotgun sequence genome. Proteins encoded here:
- the LOC106386975 gene encoding uncharacterized protein LOC106386975: MVNLKDHDMGEGMQCLKHPYTKNLGGICALCLQDKLGKLVTSSFPLSKPNHPSSSSSSSSSANLIYKRSKSMAASYGESFSQRKRSGFWSFLHLYSSKPQVTTKKVDNSSHSSRPRNQIDKEKHQTTETSKQVVGGGIDVIVESPCNKEVAETPTNDVGSGGGSSFGRKVLRSRSVGCGNRSFSSGLGDCALRRTESQREHTKVISNGGCEAADGMSEMVKCGGIFGGFMIMTPSSATSTSSTVNHHHKHKMANRSAWGWASPMRAKTTHRGHKNTTPNLDSIPSLVTMKS
- the LOC106388928 gene encoding putative E3 ubiquitin-protein ligase LIN-1 isoform X1; translation: MASPPNLISCNESSDLESIQEIVVSINDYILSVVSNPEVWFSLKQQCISMLSIEEENTLFEFSSEHSALSNLYWGIESIEASLQPESSEEKMSRLRNSERMLQMPALLDEQGTTTSGVPNSTLVAFSYFYLSIVSCIQGDSLQTTLHFLQSVLVSPDVLRNEIAPELCECLFFTPGVSKSDEEIREIARKYKYRATYYQVISYGKNHQRSSECTEKQLQRPNKYRPDISTANGHSFAEKLELSETCEVCLLMTITFSCNIITLFNFLLKLLQYQNLQGVDMQEDELNDIFNKLKASRPCLDWNLHEDYNPELGKNTRVMSLNDFLNDSQPTKSYNEETLAKRSHSLIGHFNRSIFDIQAQQAYKTRNAHIEDVSSLRKLELEEDSAYGSITFEGMRRNLQTIRLGDGVQTHSRRARRMSLWENLQSFIKEVLGNDDEKYLSEVTMIYQMLNGKQGVKYSMLKDVILDQLLMAISSSEEKNVIKASMTALTKIISVNRTAIEEVKRKGLNLSHLANALKQNVQEAAILIYLIKPSPTEIKRLELLPALVDVVASTSSSSCSYTFRPSPPLLTPPAASLMIIEVLVTAFDHATNTMHLAEISSPNVLGGLLDVAKSGNSGEFISLARVLVKCMEFDGVNRKYIYQHTQVAPFAHLLQSNDREEIFIALQFLHEVLKIPRSSAIKILQQIKKDGSFDIQDTLLQCIKQLQGDHRLFAADILLQLNVLESPPESKKFRNEATRALLEAATYSECSNMQILSTLILSNIGGTYSWKGEPYTAAWLMKRGGLSSMSHMNMIRNINWSDECLQDTGIDGWCCKIARRIIETGKATFCGLQEGLKSKNKNVAKACLIAIALLSIEISKGPNSLKYSACEVLLEEIAQFLHPGLELEVRLLACICIYNFSSGKGIHKLINFSEGVRESLRRLSSVTWMADELHKATYYLFSKSDQRISCVHTQTIEMHQSGSGAVTALIYHKGLLFSGYSDGSVKVWNVDEKLSSTLLWNIKDHKSAVTCFSVCETGESVLSGSADKTIRIWQIVKGKLECVEVIKTKESIRKLEAFGNMIFVITKGHKMKMLDSSRTSQSIFKGKSVKSMVAAQGKVYIGCIDSSIQELILANKREKEIRAPTRSWRIQNKPISSVVVYKDMLYSSSTHVEMSNIKDLRRSYEPQMSISAEKGSNIVAMGVVEDFIYLNRSSSTSTIQIWLRRTQQKVGRLSAGSKITSLLTGNDIVFCGTEAGVIKGWVPL
- the LOC106388928 gene encoding putative E3 ubiquitin-protein ligase LIN-1 isoform X2 codes for the protein MASPPNLISCNESSDLESIQEIVVSINDYILSVVSNPEVWFSLKQQCISMLSIEEENTLFEFSSEHSALSNLYWGIESIEASLQPESSEEKMSRLRNSERMLQMPALLDEQGTTTSGVPNSTLVAFSYFYLSIVSCIQGDSLQTTLHFLQSVLVSPDVLRNEIAPELCECLFFTPGVSKSDEEIREIARKYKYRATYYQVISYGKNHQRSSECTEKQLQRPNKYRPDISTANGHSFAEKLELSETCELLQYQNLQGVDMQEDELNDIFNKLKASRPCLDWNLHEDYNPELGKNTRVMSLNDFLNDSQPTKSYNEETLAKRSHSLIGHFNRSIFDIQAQQAYKTRNAHIEDVSSLRKLELEEDSAYGSITFEGMRRNLQTIRLGDGVQTHSRRARRMSLWENLQSFIKEVLGNDDEKYLSEVTMIYQMLNGKQGVKYSMLKDVILDQLLMAISSSEEKNVIKASMTALTKIISVNRTAIEEVKRKGLNLSHLANALKQNVQEAAILIYLIKPSPTEIKRLELLPALVDVVASTSSSSCSYTFRPSPPLLTPPAASLMIIEVLVTAFDHATNTMHLAEISSPNVLGGLLDVAKSGNSGEFISLARVLVKCMEFDGVNRKYIYQHTQVAPFAHLLQSNDREEIFIALQFLHEVLKIPRSSAIKILQQIKKDGSFDIQDTLLQCIKQLQGDHRLFAADILLQLNVLESPPESKKFRNEATRALLEAATYSECSNMQILSTLILSNIGGTYSWKGEPYTAAWLMKRGGLSSMSHMNMIRNINWSDECLQDTGIDGWCCKIARRIIETGKATFCGLQEGLKSKNKNVAKACLIAIALLSIEISKGPNSLKYSACEVLLEEIAQFLHPGLELEVRLLACICIYNFSSGKGIHKLINFSEGVRESLRRLSSVTWMADELHKATYYLFSKSDQRISCVHTQTIEMHQSGSGAVTALIYHKGLLFSGYSDGSVKVWNVDEKLSSTLLWNIKDHKSAVTCFSVCETGESVLSGSADKTIRIWQIVKGKLECVEVIKTKESIRKLEAFGNMIFVITKGHKMKMLDSSRTSQSIFKGKSVKSMVAAQGKVYIGCIDSSIQELILANKREKEIRAPTRSWRIQNKPISSVVVYKDMLYSSSTHVEMSNIKDLRRSYEPQMSISAEKGSNIVAMGVVEDFIYLNRSSSTSTIQIWLRRTQQKVGRLSAGSKITSLLTGNDIVFCGTEAGVIKGWVPL